Proteins from one Flavobacterium sp. N2038 genomic window:
- a CDS encoding helix-turn-helix domain-containing protein, whose translation MEQKIHQGRNVKRFREMLNIKQEALAYDLGEDWNQKKISMLEQKDVIEDNLLKQISAVLKIPVEAFQNFDEEQAINIISNTFTSNDTSTLNAVNPNCTFNTIDKIVQLYDEKIALYERMLKEKDEMMVRLEKLIGK comes from the coding sequence ATGGAACAGAAAATACATCAGGGAAGAAACGTAAAACGTTTTAGAGAAATGCTTAACATTAAGCAGGAAGCATTGGCTTATGATCTGGGCGAAGACTGGAACCAAAAGAAAATTTCTATGCTGGAGCAAAAAGATGTAATTGAAGACAACTTGCTGAAACAAATCTCAGCTGTATTAAAAATTCCTGTTGAAGCTTTTCAGAATTTTGATGAAGAGCAAGCGATAAATATTATTTCTAATACTTTTACAAGTAATGATACATCAACATTAAATGCAGTTAACCCAAACTGTACATTTAATACAATTGACAAAATTGTTCAATTATATGATGAAAAAATTGCATTGTACGAGCGTATGTTGAAGGAGAAAGACGAAATGATGGTGAGGCTTGAGAAATTGATTGGGAAGTAA
- a CDS encoding type II toxin-antitoxin system ParD family antitoxin, with protein MTRHSISLTVPNDEWLKNQVNTEEFSSKSESINYLIKQARSQEEYYEFVRAKIDKGENSGFAKKQTREEMLAEFKKDLPNL; from the coding sequence ATGACACGACACAGTATATCATTAACTGTCCCAAATGACGAATGGCTGAAAAATCAGGTTAATACAGAAGAGTTTAGTAGTAAAAGTGAATCTATTAACTATTTGATTAAGCAAGCTCGTTCACAAGAAGAATACTATGAGTTTGTGAGAGCTAAAATAGATAAGGGAGAAAATAGCGGTTTTGCAAAAAAACAAACCAGAGAAGAAATGTTAGCCGAATTTAAAAAAGATTTACCTAATCTATAG
- a CDS encoding GNAT family N-acetyltransferase, protein MRDTGNMKLFLRQAEVADAEFINKLSNQLGYAGTIEETHNSLCEILNNVDNCVYVILDDENIIGWIHGFYSLRVESGSFVEIGGLIVDENYRRNGIGEILVKKVMEWAYSKKSNKIRVRCNTLRNETHLFYNRIGFVETKEQKVFDIKLN, encoded by the coding sequence ATGAGAGATACAGGAAATATGAAATTGTTTTTAAGACAAGCAGAAGTTGCTGATGCAGAATTTATTAATAAACTATCCAATCAATTAGGTTATGCGGGAACAATTGAAGAAACACATAACAGCCTTTGCGAAATTTTAAATAATGTCGATAATTGTGTTTATGTAATTCTTGACGATGAAAATATTATTGGCTGGATTCATGGTTTTTATTCCCTTAGAGTTGAGTCAGGTTCTTTTGTAGAAATTGGAGGACTAATAGTAGATGAAAATTACCGCAGAAATGGGATAGGAGAAATTTTAGTTAAAAAAGTAATGGAATGGGCCTATTCCAAAAAAAGCAATAAAATTCGAGTAAGATGTAATACTCTTCGCAATGAAACTCATTTGTTTTACAATAGAATTGGTTTTGTAGAAACGAAAGAGCAAAAAGTATTTGATATAAAATTGAACTGA
- a CDS encoding gliding motility-associated C-terminal domain-containing protein: MKKITLSKKNCLANFFDHILVLVLFLLVNFASQAQGTLPAFTLDVTTTAESCRNNGALSFGTTGTDPAATVTYAIYKAPNFTTAIVTTTSNSVTGLSGGVYRINAIQSKAGSISNSQVWNGNINANVNPLTFTITKTDETCPNSGAIDITINTGTPSATNAYRITGPMAIGPQSGSSFTGLTGGSYVVSVTDNCGEIVTKTVTLTTFTPNVIFESNSSYNTERTACGYGDFRQFLKAGADSNVMVYPLTFDYIVHPPGGGADITTTRTITGPNRFGSTTDDITTSIPFYTTPYVLDLKVTDACGNVFTDTKNINAPAEVFADVLPANCSGSYLSLSAKFMVSPLSYEVISAPPGYSIGGASGSNLIGGPGNPIPEGVYQVRITDACGIVINENVTVSTPTPILWVFQGIGCGAGNGTFSVSQNTSTYTFASARVTSGPSGFSNTYPVDVTSKIYPDGYNVVFDDVAGGQYTVETTDNCGHVITTNVNVIGYDQGTVVASKVQKCSSFDVNLSVTGDNLVPSIQNVYYWLQIKDPLSNNWGHPTAGGYSNDAPNSANAQSLINGQQQGSWSVSGTYRIIKTFGTLSLYPGVAVYGYGKKCYDVLSTFDYNGTELKTKDLYSFKCADGVHFNASIAGYNGVEPYTYGITTKDGSPFVVNNGNNSLFTGLTNGIYNFTVTDACGNVVNSLLDVEKLGLPKLTAVNICNGSTTGKLFVDGVPYLNFSWTKDNDPTVLSTSSSLAFPTFNTATDAGVYHVRLTSSTPGSCVNVVLDYKITPNLDNPNSGANSSTPVCRSVASLDLNTLLPATADSYGVWEETTSPSSGNLNGSIWSPSLSATGSFTFTYTVNGLCSGTSVSTYTVVNTAAPAAPTAKVTQPDCTVNTGIITITAPVAGSDITFTLTGINPVVAAVTNTTGIFSGLSSGSYEVTASAGACRSSASNFTVNMQPVTPAIALFSAVTQPNCSTDTGSFTITNYNAAMTYTFTPDTGLSISAAGVVTAPAGTYTATVRDAISGCTSAASASVVINVQPVTPVTPTLGNTTQPTCTIATGSFTITNYDAAYTYTVTPTTGVSISAAGVVTAPAGTYTVKAALGTCTSGPSAGITINVQPATPLQPLLGTVTQPTTCASPNGSFAITNYDAAYTYTITPTTGVNISATGVVTAPAGTYTVTAALGACSSVPSLSAVINGAPSAPAPALFSVVTQPTCSTDTGSFTITNYDATMTYTFTPNTGVSISATGVVTAPAGTYTATVRDANSGCISAASASVVINVQPVTPVTPTLGNTTQPTCTIATGSFAITNYDVAYTYTVTPTTGVSISAAGVVTAPAGSYTVTATFGACSSVPSLSVVINGAPSAPAPALFSAVTQPTCSTDTGSFTITNYDAAMTYTFTPNTGVSISATGVVTAPAGTYTAIVRDAISGCISSVSNSVIIQPAICAKNDDYSLTPINGKDGGKTSSVLVNDTLNGLPVQIEEVNLTGITLPSGLTLNTDGTITVAPDTAAGNYVVTYRICEKLNPSNCDTTTVNVVVEETVIRATADDYTSMPFNEKEGGTTPNVLSNDTLNGEIVTPSEVNLTGVNIPTGFTLNTDGTITVAPNTSAGNYSITYSICEKLNPANCDTTTVTIVIEPSCIIEVFNAVSPNGDGKNDVFRIDGLECFPDNTVEIYNRWGVLVFGIDHYNNSERAFKGISDGRVTMNQSEGLPVGTYYYILKYKDNASQSHSKAGYLYLSR, from the coding sequence ATGAAGAAAATTACTCTAAGTAAAAAAAACTGTTTAGCAAATTTTTTTGACCACATATTGGTTTTAGTTCTCTTTCTGTTGGTGAATTTTGCATCTCAGGCACAAGGGACTTTGCCAGCATTTACTCTCGATGTAACAACAACCGCAGAGAGTTGCAGGAATAATGGGGCATTATCATTTGGCACTACTGGAACTGATCCTGCTGCCACTGTAACATATGCAATTTACAAAGCGCCTAATTTTACAACTGCAATAGTTACAACAACAAGCAATTCTGTAACAGGACTTAGCGGAGGGGTTTATCGCATTAATGCAATTCAAAGTAAAGCCGGAAGTATAAGCAATTCTCAGGTTTGGAATGGTAATATAAATGCCAATGTAAATCCGTTAACTTTTACGATAACTAAAACAGATGAAACCTGCCCAAATTCAGGGGCGATCGATATAACCATTAATACGGGAACTCCATCGGCTACCAACGCTTATAGAATTACTGGCCCTATGGCTATTGGTCCACAATCGGGCAGCTCTTTCACGGGGCTTACAGGTGGCTCTTATGTGGTGTCAGTTACAGATAATTGTGGTGAAATTGTTACTAAAACAGTAACGCTGACTACGTTTACACCCAATGTTATATTTGAATCAAACAGCAGTTATAATACCGAAAGAACTGCTTGTGGTTATGGTGATTTTAGACAATTTTTAAAAGCGGGAGCAGATAGTAATGTGATGGTTTACCCGCTTACTTTTGATTATATTGTTCATCCGCCAGGTGGAGGAGCAGATATAACCACTACCAGGACAATTACAGGTCCGAATCGTTTTGGCAGCACTACAGACGATATCACTACCTCAATTCCTTTTTATACTACACCTTATGTATTGGATCTGAAGGTTACAGATGCTTGCGGAAATGTATTTACTGATACAAAAAATATTAATGCTCCGGCAGAAGTATTTGCAGATGTTTTACCGGCAAATTGTTCAGGATCGTATTTGTCCTTAAGTGCTAAATTTATGGTAAGTCCTTTGTCATATGAGGTTATATCTGCACCGCCGGGATATTCAATTGGCGGCGCATCGGGTTCTAATCTTATTGGCGGGCCCGGAAATCCAATTCCTGAAGGGGTTTATCAAGTTCGTATAACAGATGCTTGTGGTATTGTTATTAACGAAAATGTTACAGTTTCTACTCCAACTCCTATATTGTGGGTCTTTCAGGGAATAGGTTGCGGAGCCGGGAATGGTACTTTTTCTGTATCCCAAAATACTTCAACTTATACTTTTGCAAGCGCGAGAGTTACTTCGGGTCCTTCTGGTTTTTCAAATACTTATCCGGTTGATGTAACATCCAAAATTTATCCGGATGGTTATAATGTTGTTTTTGATGATGTTGCAGGTGGTCAATATACGGTTGAAACAACGGATAATTGTGGACATGTTATTACAACTAATGTAAATGTTATTGGGTATGATCAGGGAACTGTAGTAGCCTCTAAAGTTCAAAAGTGTAGTAGTTTTGATGTCAATCTGAGTGTAACAGGTGATAATCTTGTTCCGTCTATTCAGAATGTTTATTATTGGCTGCAAATAAAAGATCCTTTAAGTAATAATTGGGGGCATCCTACAGCAGGAGGTTATTCTAATGATGCTCCAAACTCTGCAAATGCCCAATCACTAATTAATGGTCAGCAACAAGGGTCATGGTCTGTGTCGGGAACTTACCGAATAATAAAAACTTTTGGTACTCTTAGTTTGTATCCGGGTGTAGCTGTTTATGGTTATGGAAAAAAATGCTATGATGTTCTTTCTACTTTTGATTACAATGGAACGGAGTTAAAAACGAAAGATTTGTATTCGTTTAAATGTGCTGATGGAGTGCATTTTAATGCTTCGATAGCGGGTTATAATGGAGTTGAACCTTATACATACGGTATCACTACTAAAGACGGAAGTCCTTTTGTTGTAAATAATGGCAATAATAGTTTATTTACTGGTTTAACTAATGGGATCTATAATTTTACGGTTACAGATGCCTGTGGCAATGTTGTTAATTCACTACTTGATGTAGAAAAACTTGGTTTACCAAAACTTACAGCTGTAAATATATGCAACGGCTCTACAACAGGAAAGCTTTTTGTAGACGGAGTACCTTATCTTAATTTTAGCTGGACAAAAGACAATGATCCTACTGTATTGAGTACAAGTTCTTCATTGGCTTTTCCAACCTTTAATACAGCAACAGATGCGGGTGTATATCATGTAAGACTTACTTCGTCTACGCCGGGTTCTTGTGTAAATGTTGTATTAGACTATAAAATAACGCCAAATTTAGATAATCCAAATTCTGGCGCAAATAGTTCCACTCCGGTTTGCAGGTCGGTTGCCAGCCTGGATTTAAATACATTGCTTCCTGCTACAGCCGATTCTTATGGTGTTTGGGAAGAAACAACCAGTCCGTCCAGTGGGAATCTGAATGGTAGTATTTGGTCGCCATCACTATCTGCAACAGGATCATTTACGTTTACATATACTGTAAATGGTTTATGTTCGGGAACCTCTGTATCAACTTATACTGTTGTTAATACAGCGGCGCCGGCAGCTCCAACAGCCAAAGTTACGCAACCTGACTGTACTGTAAATACGGGTATTATTACGATTACAGCACCTGTAGCAGGTTCGGACATTACTTTTACTCTTACAGGAATAAATCCTGTAGTTGCAGCTGTTACTAATACGACTGGAATATTTTCAGGATTGTCATCTGGTAGTTATGAAGTTACTGCTTCTGCCGGAGCGTGCAGATCAAGTGCAAGTAATTTTACAGTAAATATGCAACCAGTGACACCTGCAATAGCATTGTTTAGTGCCGTGACTCAACCCAACTGTTCTACAGATACGGGCAGCTTTACCATTACAAATTATAATGCAGCAATGACGTATACTTTTACACCAGATACAGGATTAAGTATATCGGCTGCAGGAGTTGTCACAGCACCGGCAGGAACATATACTGCAACAGTTAGAGATGCCATCTCAGGGTGTACATCAGCAGCTTCTGCAAGTGTAGTGATTAATGTTCAGCCCGTAACTCCGGTTACACCAACATTAGGCAATACAACACAGCCTACCTGTACTATTGCGACAGGAAGTTTTACCATTACCAATTATGATGCGGCTTATACTTATACCGTTACACCAACTACAGGAGTAAGTATATCTGCTGCAGGAGTTGTAACAGCGCCAGCAGGGACTTATACCGTAAAAGCAGCATTAGGAACTTGTACTTCAGGGCCTTCTGCAGGTATAACAATTAATGTACAGCCTGCTACACCTTTACAACCATTATTGGGGACTGTAACTCAGCCAACAACCTGCGCATCTCCAAACGGTAGTTTTGCCATTACCAATTATGATGCGGCTTATACTTATACAATTACACCAACTACAGGAGTAAATATATCAGCAACAGGAGTTGTAACAGCTCCGGCAGGCACCTATACCGTTACAGCAGCATTAGGAGCATGTTCTTCAGTACCTTCTTTAAGTGCTGTAATCAATGGAGCTCCATCTGCACCTGCACCAGCATTATTTAGTGTTGTAACACAACCTACATGTTCTACAGATACGGGCAGCTTTACCATTACAAATTATGATGCAACAATGACGTATACTTTTACACCAAATACAGGAGTAAGTATATCGGCTACAGGAGTTGTCACAGCACCGGCAGGAACATATACTGCAACAGTTAGAGATGCCAACTCGGGTTGTATATCAGCAGCTTCTGCAAGTGTAGTGATTAATGTTCAGCCAGTAACTCCGGTTACACCAACATTAGGCAATACAACACAGCCTACCTGTACTATTGCGACAGGAAGTTTTGCCATCACCAATTATGATGTGGCTTATACTTATACAGTTACACCAACTACTGGAGTAAGTATATCTGCTGCAGGAGTTGTAACAGCGCCAGCAGGTAGCTATACCGTAACAGCAACTTTCGGAGCATGTTCTTCAGTACCTTCTTTAAGTGTTGTAATCAATGGAGCTCCGTCTGCACCAGCGCCAGCATTATTTAGTGCCGTAACGCAACCCACCTGTTCTACAGACACGGGTAGCTTTACCATTACAAATTATGATGCAGCAATGACGTATACTTTTACGCCAAATACAGGGGTAAGTATATCGGCTACAGGAGTTGTTACAGCACCGGCAGGAACATATACTGCAATAGTTAGAGATGCCATCTCGGGGTGTATTTCATCAGTTTCAAATAGTGTGATCATACAACCTGCAATTTGCGCTAAAAATGACGATTATAGTTTAACGCCAATTAATGGAAAAGATGGAGGTAAAACTAGTAGTGTTTTAGTAAATGACACCCTCAACGGATTACCTGTACAAATAGAAGAAGTAAATTTAACTGGAATAACTCTTCCTTCAGGATTGACTTTAAACACAGACGGTACAATTACAGTAGCTCCTGACACAGCGGCTGGGAATTACGTCGTTACTTACAGAATTTGTGAGAAGCTAAATCCATCAAATTGTGATACAACGACCGTCAACGTGGTTGTGGAAGAGACTGTAATTCGTGCAACTGCAGATGATTACACTTCAATGCCCTTTAATGAAAAAGAAGGGGGAACAACACCAAATGTGCTGTCAAACGATACTTTAAATGGAGAAATAGTTACCCCATCAGAAGTAAATCTAACGGGAGTGAATATTCCAACAGGATTTACCTTAAACACAGATGGTACAATTACGGTTGCTCCTAATACTTCGGCAGGTAATTATAGTATTACTTACAGTATTTGTGAAAAATTAAATCCTGCAAATTGTGATACAACGACAGTTACGATAGTTATAGAACCATCGTGTATTATAGAAGTCTTTAATGCTGTTTCACCAAACGGAGACGGAAAAAATGATGTATTTAGAATAGATGGTTTAGAATGTTTTCCTGATAACACTGTAGAAATTTATAATCGTTGGGGAGTTTTAGTATTCGGTATTGATCATTACAACAATTCCGAAAGAGCCTTTAAGGGAATATCTGACGGACGTGTAACAATGAATCAGAGTGAAGGATTACCTGTGGGAACTTACTATTATATCTTAAAATACAAAGACAATGCTTCACAATCGCACTCAAAAGCAGGATACTTGTATTTAAGCAGATAA